GGAATAACTCTTTATTAACGGGAGGTTTTGTATGGGAGCGAAAAAAGTAGCTGTGTTGGGAGCGGGAAGTTGGGGAACCGCTCTCGCGATCGTGCTTGCCGATAACGGGCACGATGTTATGATCTGGGCGCGGCGTCATTCCCAGGCGAAAGAAATGAATGAGCACAAAACGAATGAACAATATTTGAGCGATGCCTTCCTCCCGGAAAATATTCAGGTGACGACGAATGTGAGTGAGGCAATCGTGGAGTGTGAGGCGGTTATTATCAGTGTTCCGACCTCGGGTATTCGTGAGATGACGCGCCAATTGCTTAAAGCTGATGTGAAAATACCGCTGATCGTTCACGCTACAAAGGGAATTGAACCGAATACGCTTTTTCGGGTGTCGGAAATGATGAAGGAGGAAGGCATTAACGAGGTGAGTGACGATATAGTAGTGTTGTCCGGGCCGAGCCATGCTGAAGAAGTGGCTCAGCGGCAACCGACAACGGTTACCGTTTCATCACAGATCATGGATGCCGCCAAGCGTAGCCAGAATTTGTTCATGAACACCCGTTTTCGCGTCTATACGAGCCAAGATATGGTTGGGGTAGAATTAGGCGGAGCTTTAAAAAACGTGATGGCTTTAGGAGTTGGGCTTGCTGAAGGCTTGGGATACGGAGATAATGCCCGGGCGGCAATTATGACAAGAGGCATCGCCGAAATGACTCGCCTTGGGACAAAACTCGGGGCTGATCCATTAACATTTGCAGGTTTGTCAGGGCTTGGTGATTTGATCGTCACTTGCACAAGCAAATATAGCCGAAACTGGCGTGCCGGATATCAGCTGGGCCGAGAGACTCCCCTCGATCAAGTACTAGAGGAGATGGGAATGGTTGTAGAGGGGGTGAAAACGACGCAAGCCGTCTCGCAAATGGCAAAAAGGGAAGGGGTTGAAGTCCCGATCACATCAGCGATTTACGATGTTCTTTTTAACGGTCAATCGCCCGTTCAGGCAGGGCGATTACTCATGGATAGAGACCCTAAAAAAGAAACAGAACATCTACAGTGAACCTTCCATCAGAGGGTGGTTTTTCCCTCTGATAGTTAGTTGAACAAATCGGGGTGTTAGCCGCCCGCTATTTCAGTGTTCAGATTTCAGAGGCCAGAGGTCGGAAAAGGCTTTTTTCAGTGTCTTCCGATTTCCGGCTTCCGATGTCTGATTTCCGGAAAAGCTGGCGCTTATCACCGGGGTGAACGATAACGGCTAGTCTCACTTTCCACCTCCCACCTCCCACCTCTAGAATCGCTCACACCTTTTTCATATCGTCATATAATGGCGATGAGCTATTAAATGGAAAGGATGAGCAAATATGGATCGTCATGATTCAATCTTTGATCATATTCAAAACAAGGCCAATGTTGATCAAGATGATTTGCAAAATTTAGCAAACACAGCCAAGGGTGCGGACTTTCAGGATGAGGAAACGGTTAGACAACTCATCCATGATGTTGCGCAAATGGCGGGTGTTCGAGTGTCAAAAGACAAAGAAGAATACTTGGTACATGCGATTACCAACAACCAGGTTCCGCTTGATTTTGCCTCGTTAAGCGAACTATTTCGCGATTAGTCTTTTTTCTTGGGCTTTCGCCAAGCGCGTTCCGGGGGTGTTGCGCATAGAATATCAGGAACCATATCCTCAAAGGGTTCCACCTTTTCGGAAGGAAGGTTTAGTTAGCCGGAGATCTTAGTCTCCGGTTTCAGTCATGTGGACAATCCTGTTTCTTTTTTGTCACTCATACCCAAGTGCAAAGGCGAATGGATATGCTATAATGTGACATGGTTTAAAGGAGGGTAACTTTGTGGATGCGTTAGATGCAATGTGGCTTTCATTTGTCGGTTTATTTCTTATGTTTGTTTCCTCCATCACTGCATTGCTCGGCCGTCAGAAACTGTCCGGTTTTTTTCGGTTTCTCGTCCTTGCTTTTTCATTTACTTGCTTATTGGTAGCCGGTCTTATCATGCTTATCGTTGTTTTGCCGGGTTCAAGGGCTGACCTATAATTGGACGAGGATTGGAGGTGCCCCGCTTGTTGCGACGAATAAAGCGTTTGACCATCTTTGCTGTTTGTTTATTCTTTGTGAGCGGTTGCTTTTACCCCCAGGATACGGGTTCCGGTGATCACCGGGGCCACCCACATGCGGAACAACTTCAATCGGTGCAAATTGCAGTAGAGGAATATGAATCTGCACATGGGGTCCCCCCGATTGGTGATTTTGAAGGGGATACCAATCTTTATGAACGTTATCAAGTTGATTTTCAAGCACTTATTCCCGGCTATATGCAGGAAGCGCCTGCCAGCGCGTATGAAAATGGCGGCAATTATCATTATACATTGATTAATGTGGAAGAAGAACCGGAAGTGCGCGTCATTGATGCGGTAAATTTACAAGCAGCCCGGGAGTTGGAGCGAGACATTCGTGAATATGAACGGGCGAATGAATTTCCGCCGATCAAAGATATGATAGGCCCTGGTGTATTTGAATTGGATTATGAACGTTTAGGCTATGAAGGACAGCCAACGGTGGAGAGTCCCTATTTTGCGACGAATCTTCCTTTGTATCTCGGCGAAAACGGGGAGGTCATCATTGATTACAGCAGTGATTTGAACCGTATCCTTCAGGAAGGCGATCCGGACATTGAGGATGAAGATGATATTCGTTCGATTTTGACGGATGAGTTTCCTGTGGCCCCTGTATCGTCAAGGCCTTACACGATTGAAAACGGCGAGCCGGCATTTACGGATAAAAGAGATTAAAGGTATTGTTCTAAACCTCTTTTTTTCTATCTATATATAGAGAGAAAGGGGTTTTTTCTTTTGGCAGCTGGCCTCCCTTCACGGACGAAAATGAAACTTCCATCAGAGGGGGGGTTCTTCCCTCTCTTATAAGGAAGTCGGCTAAAATCGTCCGTCCTGTGGCAAGGCCGGCATTAGCACATCCTGTGCGTCACCACAGGGGTGTTCGTCGCCCGCTTTTCCGGAAATCAGGCATCGGAAGCCGGAAATCGGAAAGTCCTGAAAAAAGCCTTTGCCGATTTCCGCGAATTCTGACCTTTGAAATAACGGGCGCTTACCATCGGGATAAAAAAATGAGGGCTTCATCCAATAGCGATTGGCATGGAGCCAATGAATTCTACTGATGAACGTCATAATGATATGGACAACATCATAGGATGAAGTAGCAATCACACATTTCTTTGGAACGGAAGTGTATATTTTAGATCGGAGGGGATCTCGTGGAAAAAGTGGATATCTTTAAGGATATCGCGGAACGCACAGGAGGGGATATTTACTTAGGCGTTGTCGGTGCTGTGCGAACGGGGAAATCTACATTTATCAAGAAGTTTATGGAACTTGCCGTCCTTCCGCACATGGAGGATGAAACGGATCGAGTTCGGACACAAGATGAATTGCCGCAAAGCGCTGCAGGGAAAACAATTATGACAACAGAGCCTAAATTCGTGCCGAATAATGCAGTGGAACTGCAAGTGGATGAAGGGCTCGATGTAAATGTAAGGTTTGTGGATTGTGTCGGCTATGCTGTTTCCGGGGCAAAAGGGTACGAGGATGAACATGGCCCCCGCATGATCAACACCCCTTGGTACGAGGAACCGATTCCGTTTCAGGAAGCAGCGGAGATCGGTACACGCAAAGTGATCCAGGAGCATTCCACCCTTGGTGTTGTCGTAACCTCGGATGGAACGATCGGCGAATTGCCGCGGGAAGAATATGTGGAGGCAGAAGAGCGTGTCATCGAAGAATTAAGAGAAGTGGGAAAACCGTTTATCGTTATTGTCAATTCAACCCAGCCCCATCATCCGGACACAAGGGAGCTCCAACATCATCTTGAAGAAACGCATGATGTTCCCGTGCTTCCTTTAAGTGTCGAAACGATGTCCGAACACGACATTTATCGCGTGCTCAGAGAAGTGCTTTTTGAATTTCCGGTACATGAAGTTAACGTCAATCTTCCCAGTTGGGTCATGGTGCTCAATGAAGATCATTGGTTGCGCAGAGAATATGAAGACTCGGTAAAAGATACGGTGAAGGATATCAAAAGGCTTCGCGATGTCGACCGTGTCGTTGGCCATTTTGGCGAGGATTATGAATTTATTGATTCTGCTTCCCTCGCGGGGATGGAAATGGGGCTGGGCGTTGCCGATATCGATTTGTATGCACCGGATGATCTTTATGACCGGATTTTAAAAGAAGTCGTCGGCGTAGAAATACGTGGGAAAGATCACCTCTTGCAATTAATGCAAGATTTCGCCCATGCAAAAAGCGAATACGACCTAGTCTCCGATTCACTGAAAATGGTAAAACAAACCGGTTACGGTATCGCGGCCCCGGCTCTTGAAGATATGAGCTTGGATGAACCGGAAATCATCAGGCAAGGGTCACGTTTTGGCGTTCGCTTGCGTGCGGTCGCCCCGTCGATTCACATGATTAAAGTGGACGTGGAGTCAGAATTTGCACCGATCATCGGTACGGAAAAACAAAGCGAAGAACTTGTCCGTTACCTCATGCAAGATTTTGAAGAGAACCCGCTTTCAATTTGGAATTCCGATATCTTTGGTCGATCGTTAAATTCCATTGTACGAGAGGGGATCCAGGCGAAAATATCGCTCATGCCCGAGAATGCACGCTATAAACTGAAAGAAACCCTGGAACGAATTATTAATGAAGGCTCGGGTGGATTGATCGCGATTATTCTTTAATAACGTTCCTCCGTTCATCGGGGGTTCGTTTTTTTATTAATTGCATAGAATAGATCCCTACCTGAAGTTCGAGGAAGGCGTTCGGTCCGGAGCGAAAAAAGCTTTATCTATGGCTGCGGAGGCTGTAAGTGTCCAGTGATTCATCTATGGTGATCATTTAAATTTCTGCCCTTCCCTCTCCCCGTTTTTCGAGTTCCCCCAAAACCTCCAAGCAAAAAAATATCCCTCCTTCCCAATGAAAGTGTTACAATGAAAACAAATGCGGGGAAGCTCAAATCGATTGCTTTTAAGCATTTGCTATGCTAAAATCTCTAGCGATTAGCATGAAGTAGGAGGTTCCAAATGGACCATGAAAAAATAGAAGCAGCGGTACGGCAATTGCTCGAAGCAGTCGGCGATGATCCGGACCGTGAAGGTGTGTTGGAAACGCCCGCTCGTGTTGCACGTATGTATGAAGAAATATTCAGCGGACTTAATGAAGACCCGGAAACCCATTTGCGCACAATTTTCGGCGAAGAACATGAGGAACTCGTACTTGTAAAAGATATCACCTTTTATTCCATGTGCGAGCATCACCTTCTTCCTTTTTTTGGGAAGGCACATATTGGATACATTCCCAAGAACGGGGCGGTAACGGGACTGAGCAAGCTTGCCCGTGCTGTGGAAACGGTGGCGCGCAGGCCCCAGTTGCAAGAACGGATTACTTCTGACGTTGCCAATGCCCTCGTGGAAACCCTTGACCCTCATGGTGTCATCGTTGTCGTTGAGGCTGAACACATGTGCATGACGATGCGTGGCATCAAAAAACCGGGGAGTACAACCGTTACTTCTGCAGTGCGAGGCGTTTTTGAAAAAGATGCTTCCTCTCGTTCGGAAGTGTTGTCTCTATTAAAATAAGGGGAATAAGGAGGTGTGAACGTTGCGCGAAAACGATTTTTTTGTCATTAAGGCAGAGGAAGACGGCGTGAACGTGATCGGACTTACACGGGGTAATACCACCCGCTTTCACCATTCCGAAAAACTTGATGCCGGCGAAGTAATGATTGCTCAATTTACAGAACATACTTCTGCCGTAAAAGTTCGGGGGAAAGCCACGATTCAAACCAACCATGGAGAAATGAAAACAGAAGGCTCTTGAGCACAGGTTTTTTCGTGAGAATGGGGAAGCTGTGCTATAATAACAATGGTTACCTTAATCTAAAAATGGTCACAAATGCCTGTGTGTCATCCGGAACGGGAGGAACGACGATGGAATGTGTGCGTACAGAACAAAAACAGCTTAAGTGGGCGATGGAAGCATTTAATGAACTTTCTCATCATCCTTTTTTGATTACGTACGGAATCGAACCAAAGCATGATGAAGATAAGACGATTTTATTATTGCACGCGATTGATAACCACAATTTTGACGCAAAGGCTAAATTGGAACGGGTCACCACCGCGATGCTTGTCGAAGCTGCACTTACTGCCCACGAACATATTCCATTACATAACAACGACACCGTAGAGGTGAAGAAAAATCAATTAACGGTATTGGCCGGAGATTTATACAGCAGTTTGTATTATTATCGGCTGGCAAAAATGGAGGACGTCCCTCTTATTCGTTTGTTCAGTGAATCCATCCAAAAAATGAACGATGCCAAGGCGTATTTACACTCCCGTAATTGGAGAACTGCAGAGGAACTCCAGCAATTAATCATGGATGTGCAGTCCACACTGATTGTTAATTTGGCAGATTATTACCGTCAAGAGATGATCCTTCGCATCGCCCCCCATTTTTTGGCGCTAAAAAGTATGAAAAAAACGCTACAGGCGTTGGAGGAAGAAGGGCATCCACGTCAAGATACGCCGATCCCTCCCTCTCCTCTGTTGACGGAACAACGACCACACGAAGAAAGATATTTCCTGAAACAAAACCTCTATACGGTGATGACGAAGCAGGGAAACCTCCTGCGTGAAGGGGTGGAAAACTTTAGAGACAGCTTGCCGGCTCCTCTTTTGGACCGAATAACGACGGTCCTCCATACCTGAGGTTTTCACGTGAGATTAGAGGAATGCAAGAACCTTCTCCATTTTAAGTACCTCAAGAAGGAATGATCGATGATCACCGTACAAAAGGGTGTATGCAAATGAATAAAAGCAAAGAAAACCACGTACATGATGTTTTCGAGTCGATCTCAAAACGATATGATCGCATGAATGGCGTCATTAGTTTAAAGATGCACACCCGGTGGAGAAATGATATGATGAAGCGCATTTATTTTCCTCCCGTGTCAAACGTATTGGATGTGTGCGCGGGGACTGCGGATTGGACGATTGCCAGTGCCCGTCAGCTTCAAGGCGGAGAAGCGATAGGCATTGACTTCAGTGAACGCATGCTTGAGGTGGGAAGGGAAAAGGTACGGAAAGCCGGTTTGGAAAATACCCGATTAATCCATGGGAACGCCGGCAACCTCCCCTTTGGCGATGATTCGTTTGATGTGGTTACCATTGGGTTTGGGCTGCGAAACGTTCCGGACCCGCATGTGACGTTAAGAGAGATGTTGCGTGTGCTCAAGCCGGGCGGACAAGCGCTGTGCTTGGAAACATCCCAACCGGAAAATGTGTTTTTTCGCTCTCTATACGGCTTTTATTTTCAACGTATCATGCCGAAACTAGGAAAATGGTTTACCGGAACGGATAAATACGAGTGGTTGAACGAATCTACGAAGCAGTTTCCGGACAAACAAACACTCACCGATTGGTTTGCAAGTGCCGGTTTTGAAAGCGTAGATTATTGCAGCTATGCTTGCGGGGCAGCGGCCGGCCATTGGGGGTATAAACCAGGGGGAAAAGGGTCTACAGATTCCAAGCGCTCAGCTCCCACCTCCTACATCTAGCAAAGAGAGGGAAACGATGTGATACGGAAAATCAAGATTCTTTTCGAGATGATAAAATTTGAACATACCATTTTCGCGCTTCCTTTCGCATATTTGGGGATGATTCTCGGGAGCTTTGAAATTAACGGGAGTTGGCCGACCCTCTCGCAATGGATATGGGTAACAGTAGCCATGTTTGGAGCCAGAAGCGCGGCCATGAGTTTAAATCGATTGATTGATGCAGCCATTGACAAACGCAACCCGCGTACGGCAGAGCGAGCAATACCTGCCGGCCTTATTTCTTACCTGGAAATTATTGCTTTTATTATTGTTTCTTTTGCGTTGTTTTTTACGGCCGCTTTTCAATTGAATATGCTTGCCGTTTATTTGCTGCCAATCGCGGTTTTCTTTCTGACGTTTTATTCTTATACGAAGCGGTTTACGTGGCTTTGCCATTTTATTCTCGGTATGACGATTGCCATCGCTCCTTTGGGCGGTTGGGTCGGAGCAACAGGCGGGTTGCACCCTGAGGCCTTTTTGCTATTTTTAGCCGTCACGTTTTGGACGGCCGGATTTGACATTATTTATGCCACGCAAGATGTTGATCATGACAGAGCGGTTGGCATTTATTCGGTTCCGGCAAGATTTGGTGTCAAGCGTGCCTTGCAAACAGCACGAGGAAGTCATATTGTGAGTGTTGTCGCGCTTTTTTCTCTCTTTTTCCTATCCGAGCTTGGTATTGTATATTTGATAGGGGCTTGTATATCAGCGGCGATTATGATCTATGAGCACTCCCTCGTATCCGAGAACGATCTTTCAAATGTAAATGTAGCTTTCTTTACAATGAACGGCATCGTCAGTATGGTGATGTTGGCATTTACGATTGGAGATTTTATTCTATGAATCAACGACAGCCGATTTATACGGTCGGCATGACCGGTGCAAGTGGAGCGATTTACGGCGTTCGTCTCGTGCAAACGTTATTAAAAAAGGGCGCGAAGGTTCATTTCCTAATGTCCGGCGCCGCTTGGCAAGTGTTTGAACAGGAACTGGAATTGGATGTAACGGACAAAGAAGCATGTTTGCACGAATTGTTTCCGGAAGGGGAGCTACACATTCATGGTTTACAAAACTTTTCCGCGCCGGTAGCCAGCGGTTCCTATCGGAATGACGGGATGGTGATCGTCCCGTGCTCGATGGGAACGTTATCAAAAATTGCCAACGGCAATTCCGGGAGTTTGCTGGAACGAAGCGCTGACGTTGCTCTGAAGGAAGGGCGTAAACTCGTGATCGTTCCTCGCGAAACGCCGTTGCACGCCATCCATCTCGGCAATATGAAGGCTGTTGCAGAAGCGGGCGGGGCCATCATACCCGCCATGCCCGGTTTTTATCACAGGCCGAAGACGCTTGATGATCTTGTCGATTTCGTTGTCGGAAAAATACTGGATCGCTTGGATGTCGATCATCAGCTCTTTACGCGCTGGGGAGATGATTGAATGATACGTGTCGGAGAAATCCTTTATACAAACGTACACCCTTTCTTTTTTTACATGGATCGAGAAAAATTAAGCGCCCATAGCCATTTTATCCCGAGCATACCTGCCAGATTAAATGTTGCGATGAGTCAGGGGGAAATCGATGTCGGCGCGATATCGTCATTCGCGTACGGGGAAAACGCTGAGAATTTAGTCCTTATGCCCGATTTGGCCGTTACGTCCCACGGATCCGTCGGATCAATTTTCCTTTTTTCAAAGGTTCCAATTGAAGAATTGGATGAAAAAAAAATCGCGCTTACCCATAGTTCAGCGACTTCCATCCATCTTTTGAAAATCATATTGCAGCGTTTCTATGGCCATCGATCCATTGTTTATACAACGATGATGCCCGTCTACCAGGATATGCTGGCGGAACATGATGCCTGTTTGTTGATCGGAGATGATGCGATCCAGGCGAGTTGGCGTGAACAAGGGCAGATGTATGTTTATGACTTGGGAGAAAAATGGTATCATTTCACAAGCATGCCGATGACGTTCGCCGTGTTCGCGATGCGGAAGCAAGCGCTTGAGGCGGAACCGGGAGCTTTACGAGCGCTTTATCATGATTGGAAACAAAGCGAGGAACAGGCTCGTGTCAACGGCTATGAACAATTGGCCCAATCTGTCGTGAAAGACCATGGCGGAGACGTTGGTTTTTGGCAAGGATACTTTCAGAACTTGCAGTATCGATTTGGACGTAAGGAACAAAGGGGCCTTCTTCATTTTTACCGACTTGCCTATGAAGAAGGATATTTGCCTAGAGATGTCGATCATTTGAGTGTTTGGGACAGCGACATAGGCATTCATTCCATTAATTGAAAGGGAAACCTACATGAAATTAACGGACCTTTACATGTATTTACGAGGGGATATCCACCGAATTGAAACGGAGATGGGCGGTGCAGTTTCAGAAGTGTCTCCTGTCCTCGAAGAAGCGACGTTACAATTACTCGAAGCGGGTGGAAAACGAATACGGCCCGTATTTATGTTGCTTGGTGCCAAATTCGGGAATTATGACATTCAGAAACTTAAACATATCGGTGTCGCTTTGGAATTCATTCACATGGCTTCGCTCGTCCACGATGATGTCATTGATGATTCTAATCTTCGGCGCGGCAAGGATACAGTTAAGGCAAAATGGGACAACCGGGTAGCCATGCATGCCGGTGACTATTTGTTCGGGAAAGCTATCTCCCGCGTTGCGCTGTTTGAAGAGCAAGGCATTCATGAAACCATGTCCCGGTCGATGCATGAAATGGTGCTCGGTGAAATCGAACAAATTCGTTTTAAGTATGCGTGGGACCAGAATGTGAGAACGTATTTCCGTAGAATCAAACGCAAAACAGCTGTATTGATCGCGGGAAGCTGCAATCTAGGTGCCCAAGCTGCCGGTGTCCCCCGTTCGGAGCAACGCTCGCTCGCTTTTTTCGGACATCAAGTGGGCATGGCTTATCAGATCACCGACGATATTTTGGATTTTACGAGTTCAGAGGAAAAACTCGGAAAACCGGCCGGCGGGGATTTGTTACAAGGAAATATTACGCTTCCGGTCCTTTTTGCCATGGAGCAAAGCCCTTCCTTTAAAAAGGAACTGCGCCAAGCATTTGCCGACGGCGCACCATCGAAGGGAAAAATGGACGAATTGCTTGAAAAGATTAAGGCCAGCGGCGGCATTGACTATGCCAGGGAAATAAACGCACGCTATCTGCAAAAAGCGTATCAGTCCCTGGAAGCATTGCCGGACATTCCGGCTCGCCGTTCCCTTTATGATATTGCTGCCTATATAGGAACCCGTGAACATTAACAAGTCGTTTCAATTCAGGGAAAAGAGATGGTATACTAGGAGCGGACAAGGATTATATCCAACAAATGATTGACGAAAGAGGAGTGGAAACATTCATGGAAAAAACATTTATCATGGTGAAGCCGGACGGCGTGAAACGACAATTGATCGGGGAAATCGTCACCCGTTTCGAAAAACGCGGCTACCAATTAACAGATGCAAAAATGATGACGATAAGCCGTGAAACGGCAGAAAACCATTACGGTGAACATAGCGATAAACCATTTTTCGGGGAGCTCGTAGACTTTATTACCTCTGGCCCTGTTTTTGCAATGATTTGGGAAGGGGAAAACGTCGTGGAGAATGCCCGCACGATGATGGGGGCCACAAACCCGAAAGAGGCGGCGCCGGGTTCCATCCGGGGAGATTACGCCGTGAACGTCGGCCAAAATATTATTCATGGGTCAGATTCAACGGAAAGTGCTGAAAGAGAGATAGGTTTATTTTTCTGATTTGTTATCGCCGGCCGCTATGGCCGGTCGCTTTGTTATGTAAGGAGAGGGAAATGAAGAAAGATTATAGTTATTTCAAATCTGCGGTTTTGGAACGGACAGGGATTGATTTATCGTTGTACAAAGAACGGCAAATGAAGCGTAGGCTTGAATCGCTGTATAAACGGCATCACTTTCATTCTTTTCGGGCTTTCTTTCATGAAGGAATGCTAAATGATCCTGTCCTTTTGCAAGCTTTTCTGGATAAAATGACGATAAACGTGTCAGAATTTTACCGAAACAAAAGCCGTTGGGATTTCTTTGAAGAAGTGATATTGGCAGAGTTGAAGAAGAAGCAACAAAAGTTGCGCTTTTGGTCGGCCGCCTGTTCCTCGGGAGAAGAAGCTTATACGGCGGCGATCATCGCGAGCAAACATCGGGATCTTTCGGATGTTTCCATCGTGGCGACAGATATAGACATGGAGGCGTTGAAGAAGGCGGAAGCCGGTTTTTATCAAGAACCATCGGTACGGGAAGTGCCAAAAAAGGAGAAGCAACGTGCGTTCGAGCAAGAAGCCAACGGTTATCGTATCCAATCAAGATTTAAAGAAACGGTTCGATTCCAAAAGCACAACCTGCTGGCGGACCCTTACCCCCGTGGCAATGACTTGATCATCTGTCGGAATATCCTCATCTATTTCACCGGTCCGGCCAAGGATCAAATCATTAGCGGTTTTAACGATGCGCTCAGGATTGGTGGCTTTCTCTTCGTTGGAAACACGGAGCAAATTTTTTCACCCGAAACCTATGGGTTAGAGCATGTGGGGAACTTTTTTTATCGGAAACGAAAGGATCTATAACCCTTTCCGGATGACGCAGTTTATGATACAATTTACTGCATAAAAGC
The Salicibibacter kimchii DNA segment above includes these coding regions:
- a CDS encoding NAD(P)H-dependent glycerol-3-phosphate dehydrogenase, with protein sequence MGAKKVAVLGAGSWGTALAIVLADNGHDVMIWARRHSQAKEMNEHKTNEQYLSDAFLPENIQVTTNVSEAIVECEAVIISVPTSGIREMTRQLLKADVKIPLIVHATKGIEPNTLFRVSEMMKEEGINEVSDDIVVLSGPSHAEEVAQRQPTTVTVSSQIMDAAKRSQNLFMNTRFRVYTSQDMVGVELGGALKNVMALGVGLAEGLGYGDNARAAIMTRGIAEMTRLGTKLGADPLTFAGLSGLGDLIVTCTSKYSRNWRAGYQLGRETPLDQVLEEMGMVVEGVKTTQAVSQMAKREGVEVPITSAIYDVLFNGQSPVQAGRLLMDRDPKKETEHLQ
- a CDS encoding DUF2768 domain-containing protein translates to MDALDAMWLSFVGLFLMFVSSITALLGRQKLSGFFRFLVLAFSFTCLLVAGLIMLIVVLPGSRADL
- a CDS encoding heptaprenyl diphosphate synthase component 1, translating into MECVRTEQKQLKWAMEAFNELSHHPFLITYGIEPKHDEDKTILLLHAIDNHNFDAKAKLERVTTAMLVEAALTAHEHIPLHNNDTVEVKKNQLTVLAGDLYSSLYYYRLAKMEDVPLIRLFSESIQKMNDAKAYLHSRNWRTAEELQQLIMDVQSTLIVNLADYYRQEMILRIAPHFLALKSMKKTLQALEEEGHPRQDTPIPPSPLLTEQRPHEERYFLKQNLYTVMTKQGNLLREGVENFRDSLPAPLLDRITTVLHT
- the mtrB gene encoding trp RNA-binding attenuation protein MtrB — its product is MRENDFFVIKAEEDGVNVIGLTRGNTTRFHHSEKLDAGEVMIAQFTEHTSAVKVRGKATIQTNHGEMKTEGS
- a CDS encoding UbiA-like polyprenyltransferase — translated: MIRKIKILFEMIKFEHTIFALPFAYLGMILGSFEINGSWPTLSQWIWVTVAMFGARSAAMSLNRLIDAAIDKRNPRTAERAIPAGLISYLEIIAFIIVSFALFFTAAFQLNMLAVYLLPIAVFFLTFYSYTKRFTWLCHFILGMTIAIAPLGGWVGATGGLHPEAFLLFLAVTFWTAGFDIIYATQDVDHDRAVGIYSVPARFGVKRALQTARGSHIVSVVALFSLFFLSELGIVYLIGACISAAIMIYEHSLVSENDLSNVNVAFFTMNGIVSMVMLAFTIGDFIL
- a CDS encoding stage VI sporulation protein F, giving the protein MDRHDSIFDHIQNKANVDQDDLQNLANTAKGADFQDEETVRQLIHDVAQMAGVRVSKDKEEYLVHAITNNQVPLDFASLSELFRD
- a CDS encoding UbiX family flavin prenyltransferase, producing MNQRQPIYTVGMTGASGAIYGVRLVQTLLKKGAKVHFLMSGAAWQVFEQELELDVTDKEACLHELFPEGELHIHGLQNFSAPVASGSYRNDGMVIVPCSMGTLSKIANGNSGSLLERSADVALKEGRKLVIVPRETPLHAIHLGNMKAVAEAGGAIIPAMPGFYHRPKTLDDLVDFVVGKILDRLDVDHQLFTRWGDD
- a CDS encoding menaquinone biosynthesis protein, whose amino-acid sequence is MIRVGEILYTNVHPFFFYMDREKLSAHSHFIPSIPARLNVAMSQGEIDVGAISSFAYGENAENLVLMPDLAVTSHGSVGSIFLFSKVPIEELDEKKIALTHSSATSIHLLKIILQRFYGHRSIVYTTMMPVYQDMLAEHDACLLIGDDAIQASWREQGQMYVYDLGEKWYHFTSMPMTFAVFAMRKQALEAEPGALRALYHDWKQSEEQARVNGYEQLAQSVVKDHGGDVGFWQGYFQNLQYRFGRKEQRGLLHFYRLAYEEGYLPRDVDHLSVWDSDIGIHSIN
- a CDS encoding demethylmenaquinone methyltransferase encodes the protein MNKSKENHVHDVFESISKRYDRMNGVISLKMHTRWRNDMMKRIYFPPVSNVLDVCAGTADWTIASARQLQGGEAIGIDFSERMLEVGREKVRKAGLENTRLIHGNAGNLPFGDDSFDVVTIGFGLRNVPDPHVTLREMLRVLKPGGQALCLETSQPENVFFRSLYGFYFQRIMPKLGKWFTGTDKYEWLNESTKQFPDKQTLTDWFASAGFESVDYCSYACGAAAGHWGYKPGGKGSTDSKRSAPTSYI
- the folE gene encoding GTP cyclohydrolase I FolE, whose translation is MDHEKIEAAVRQLLEAVGDDPDREGVLETPARVARMYEEIFSGLNEDPETHLRTIFGEEHEELVLVKDITFYSMCEHHLLPFFGKAHIGYIPKNGAVTGLSKLARAVETVARRPQLQERITSDVANALVETLDPHGVIVVVEAEHMCMTMRGIKKPGSTTVTSAVRGVFEKDASSRSEVLSLLK
- the spoIVA gene encoding stage IV sporulation protein A, encoding MEKVDIFKDIAERTGGDIYLGVVGAVRTGKSTFIKKFMELAVLPHMEDETDRVRTQDELPQSAAGKTIMTTEPKFVPNNAVELQVDEGLDVNVRFVDCVGYAVSGAKGYEDEHGPRMINTPWYEEPIPFQEAAEIGTRKVIQEHSTLGVVVTSDGTIGELPREEYVEAEERVIEELREVGKPFIVIVNSTQPHHPDTRELQHHLEETHDVPVLPLSVETMSEHDIYRVLREVLFEFPVHEVNVNLPSWVMVLNEDHWLRREYEDSVKDTVKDIKRLRDVDRVVGHFGEDYEFIDSASLAGMEMGLGVADIDLYAPDDLYDRILKEVVGVEIRGKDHLLQLMQDFAHAKSEYDLVSDSLKMVKQTGYGIAAPALEDMSLDEPEIIRQGSRFGVRLRAVAPSIHMIKVDVESEFAPIIGTEKQSEELVRYLMQDFEENPLSIWNSDIFGRSLNSIVREGIQAKISLMPENARYKLKETLERIINEGSGGLIAIIL
- a CDS encoding polyprenyl synthetase family protein — encoded protein: MKLTDLYMYLRGDIHRIETEMGGAVSEVSPVLEEATLQLLEAGGKRIRPVFMLLGAKFGNYDIQKLKHIGVALEFIHMASLVHDDVIDDSNLRRGKDTVKAKWDNRVAMHAGDYLFGKAISRVALFEEQGIHETMSRSMHEMVLGEIEQIRFKYAWDQNVRTYFRRIKRKTAVLIAGSCNLGAQAAGVPRSEQRSLAFFGHQVGMAYQITDDILDFTSSEEKLGKPAGGDLLQGNITLPVLFAMEQSPSFKKELRQAFADGAPSKGKMDELLEKIKASGGIDYAREINARYLQKAYQSLEALPDIPARRSLYDIAAYIGTREH